Below is a genomic region from Candidatus Poribacteria bacterium.
GCACGTCTCTGTTGCGTTCGGGACAGCCATCGCACCGACTGCTTCCGACGATCCGGTCGTCTTCTTCCACAAACGCGTCTTTGTCATTGGAACAAAAGGCTTCGTGCATTGGCGGTTTAGTAGTTGGGAACGCTCAACCCCGGAAAACGGTTATGAGGGGGGTCCACTTAGTTACGGAGAACAGGATGTCATTGCACAAGGGAATCTCACCGAGGCAGTCTTCGATTGGCTCGATGATGAGAGCAAAGTCCATCCCACCCATCTGGAGCAATCGCTTGCCGAGTTCAACCTGCTTTTGGGAATTTACTATAGCGGTATCACGAACGAAGTGATCGATCTCCCCTTTGATCCACCCGATGGTCTCATGGACAAGTTGAGAGCGAAACTATAGCGGACTTTGTCCTTCTTGGCACCTCATGTTCGTTTTCACACTAAGGCGAGGCTTTAGGTCTCGCCATACGTTTCCTTAAACGGAGGCATAACCATATCGGTAGCCGTAACGGTCAGAACCATTTTGGTGGTGCCGTTGACGACGCGGCATTTTGGAACGAAGCCATCTCTGTTGAGGATTCTATGGACCCACTCCGTGTGAAACCGGGACGGAAACTCACAACGACTTGGGGATCAATCAAAACCCTACGCTAAAAACGATGGAAACGAACTCTGAAAAATTTGCGGAACAGGGTTATCTTGTTGTCCAATCGGCACTATCTGAATCAGATCTTGCTCCGTTAATCGCTGTTGTCTCTGAAGTTGTCGATGCACGTGCCACCGAGCTTTATAAAGAAGGGGTCATCTCGGATACTTACAAAGAGATGTCTTTTGAGCACCGTTGGCATGCTGTTCTAAAGGCGTGTGGTCGAGAAAACGAGGTCTTTGGCTGGCACACGCTTGTCTTCAGCGAGGCACTTTTTAATCTGATAACCGATCAGAAAGTGCTGGATGTCTTGGAACACCTTATCGGTAGTGATATTCAATTCAACGGCGATTTTTGGGTGCGTCCGAAACTCCCCAATGAAAAACTGACGACGCTCCCTTGGCATCAGGACAGTGCGTATATGCCAGACACGGAAAACGATACGCATTTGACCGTTTGGCTTCCGCTCGTGGATGTTAAATCGAAGAATGGTCCGTTACAATTCCTACCGGGAAGTCATAAGTCAGGCTTACAAACCTATCACCGCGTGCCGGACGAGGCGTTTGCTGTCCCGGTCCTTCCGCCTACCTCATCTGATACCGACATCGACACTTTAGAGATGAAGAAGGGTGACCTACTTGTCTTTAACAATCTGGTCTTCCATCGATCGTTAGTCAATCACAGCGACAGCATCCGCTGGTCAACAGATTTTCGGTTCAGCCGCACCGGGACCTCGCTCAACGGACTCTGGCACGAAGCGATTGCCTGTCCAGTTCGCGAGCATGAAAGCGAGCAATGTCCTACGTCATGGCAAACGTGGCGCGCCCAATGGGAAACCAGTTCACACAAAGACAGATTTGTTTAATCCTTCTGTCAAAATTTCCAGTCTTAAGAATTGTATCTCCACATTATTTATGCTATAATTAACGCATACACAGTGAAAGAAATGACTCAGAAGAATCTGGAATGTCCAAGGTTTATCGGTTCTTCTATCAACACATAGGAGGTTCTTTTGTTAAATCCAAGAATTATCACAGTTACCCTCAGTGTGCTACTCATACTGGGTAGCAGCATGCTGAGTTCCGCAGAAATCACTGAAGATATGATCGCGGCGGCATGGCTGTTTGAGGGCGATGCCGAAGATATATCCGGGAACGGGTTTGATGGCGAGGTTAAAGGCGGAAACTTTGTCGCTGGGAAATTCGGTGATGCCATCGAACTCGACGGCGCAGGTGATTGGGTCGAAATCCCGAAACGGATCGGCGAATTTGAAGAAATTACCTTCGCACACTGGGTCCAATCCACCGGACGAGAGGGGGCATGGCGTGTTTTTTTCAACGTCAACGGTTGGAAAGCCGGGGACATCCATTACCAGATGCATCCAAATAATAAAGTCGAGTTCTCCATTCACAGTAACCCAGGCGGGAACGACACTTTTGCGAATTATATGCTGGCAGGCGATCAGATGGATAAATGGGTCCACATCGCAACTGCTTACAGTGCAAAGGAAAAGAAAATCCGCTTTTTCGTTAACGGTGAACTCGATATCGAAAACGATTGGGGTGGAAACCCTGGTGTCCTCGATCCTGCCCGAATTGGTGACTGGAACCAGTCCCGGCAATGGGAAGGACTGTTAGATGAGTTCATCATCTTCAACACTTTCCTCGATGAAGACGATGTCCAAGCGGTTATGAATGACGGCTTCGAGACGACGCTTGCCGTAGACGCGAAAGAGAAATTAGCTGTCACCTGGGGCAGTCTGAAAAAATAACGGAGAAACGATCATCGAATCGCTCTCAAAAGGGAAATGAATATGTTTTTAGCAAAACGCTATCTGAACTATACACTCACTGCAATTGTTGCTATTGCTTTCAGCTTCGCGGTAATGGCGACGAGCCATGCAGCGTTTGATGAAGGCGACATTGCGGGGATGTGGACCTTTGAAGAAGGTAAAGGTAAAGAGGTAAAAGATCTTTCCGGTAACGACACCCACGGTGAATTTGTTGGCGACCTGAAATGGGCGAAAGGCAAATTCGGGGGTGGGTTAGAATTTAACGGTGCAGACACGTGGGTCAAACTCGGCACGAAGGGTGAAGATAAAACGTTAGCCGCCTTGGATTTCACGGAGTCCAAAGGTTTCTCAATCCATTCTTGGGTCTACGCCGCAGAGGATCCTACCGGGAAATGTGTAATATGGAAAGGGCTTGGATGTTCGACCTGGTCCCAGTATTTACTCGGAACAGGCGCACATGAAAACGGGCAAAACAGCACACAGGCAGCGTTCCATATCCGTGCTGCGAACGGCGGCGGGAAACTTGAAGTCCTCGGTGATGAACTCTCGTCTAAAGAGTGGATACACCTCGTCGGCACATGGGATGGCTCCCAACTTCACGTCTACGTCAACGGCAAACTCGAGAACTCCGAAGATGCCAAGGGACCCCCGTGGGCATCTCCTGAAGAGGTCTACATCGGAGCCGACCCAGGCTGTGGCAAACGCTGCCAATGGAACGGTATCATTGACGAAGTTGTTATCTTCGACACGGTGCTTACTGATGACGACGTAACAAAACTCGGTGAAGGTATTGAAGGTGCGTTAGCCGTTGAAGCTGCTGGGAAAATAGCGACAACTTGGGGGTCACTCAAATCTTCCCAATAGATACGCATCGAAACGTGCGCTTACAGAATGTGTCGAAAATGAGATGTCCGCCAAAGTGAGGTGGGCATCTCCCCGTTAGTTATATCCCGAAGGGGCGCCTCAAAATGGACTTAGGACTGCGTGGAAAACGCGTAATCGTTACCGGCGGTAGTCGAGGCATCGGTAGGCAGTGCGCGCTTGCATTTGCCCGAGAAGGTGCTCACGTCTGTATTGCTGCCCGAACCCACGACGCACTCAATCAAACGCTCGCCGCACTTAAACAGACTGGATCCGAAGGGCATGCTGTCGCCGGCGACTTAAATATACCCGCGAATTGTGAAAAGGTGGTGCAGGAAACAGTGAATCATTTCGGTGGTGTTGATATCCTCGTCAACAATGTCGGTGCCGCTCAGAATGCCGATATTTTGGGATTGTCCCCTCACCTGATTGATGAAGCGCTGTCACTGAAAACCTATAGTTACCTTCGGATGTCTCAATTGGTTATCCCCTATATGAAGGAAAATCAGTGGGGACGCATTATCAACATCGCAGGTTCAGCCGGTACGAGTCCGACGCGTGGCAACATACCCACTGGTGCTGCGAACATCACTATCCTTAACATTACGCGTGCGCTCTCAGATGCCGTTGCGGGTGACGGCATTTCGGTAAATACCGTTTGTCCGGGATTGACAAACACCGGTCGAGCACGCACACAGCAGGAGGCAAGAGCCAAGCGTGAGGGACGCGATGTCGAAGTGTTGTTAAAGGAACTCGGAGGAGAACTACCTGCGGGACGAATTGCCGAACCCGAAGAGGTTGCGAATGTTGTAACCTTCTTAGCCTCTGAAGCCTGTTCCTATATGTTTGGAAGCGCGCTTTATATGGATGGCGGCAAACGCAGGTCAACGCCATAAGGACATCAAAATTCGGACAGCGGCGATTGTTTTCCTGCCCCCACGTTAAACCAATAAAGAATTACTGTAAAGGAGGATGTTCCGATGCGTATTGCTAAGAGACTATTAACCCACAAATCCTTCCTCTCTATACTGGCGTGTACTGCTATACTCGCATGGAGTTCAACCAGCTTTGGTGAAGTGTTATACCTTGACGATTTTGAAGATGGAAAAATTGACGGAAAATATGAATTCAAGAACCATGACGGTGATTGGGTAGAAAAGGGTGGCGTTATCAGTCAAACTCATGAAGCCCCTGGCGATCACACCTACCTGGTTTTAGACGGTGGTTTCCCAGAACCACATACGGGTTTAGTGATGATTCGCGTCGATGATTGGGGAGATGGGGACCTTGCTCGGTGTGGACTCGGATTCCGTCTTGATCCGGGAGATGCCTCCGGTTACGCCTTCCTGATTCACCATTTCCTCAATAATATGGAGTTCCTCAACGACCATCTCGCTTGGAAACAGAACGATACCGAACCGCCTTTCGGAGAGGTAGACCTCGGTACATGGTACTGGATGAAAGCCGAAATATCCGACGACGGGTTTACGGGTAAAATCTGGGAAGATGGCAAAGATGAACCCAAAGATTGGCTCCTTGAAAGTAAACTCGATTTTGGAAACGTCAGACCTGAGAGTGGACAAGTTGGCCTCAACGGGGGTTCAAGCAGAGGCGCGCCCGCATTGACCATTGTCTCATTTGACAATTGGGCTATTTGCGAGACGGCTGACGAGTGCACACCCGATGAGATCCTCGCTGTTCAGGCAACTGGCAAACTTCCAACCGTTTGGGGCGCGCTCAAAGCACGCTATTAATATAGTTATCAGTGGTCACTGGTTCGGTTTTCAGGAGAAGGGCTTGTTAGTTAGATGTGCAAGTTTGCAAGTTGTGAAGTTCGGAAGTTGGTTTCATCGCTTCTGACAACTTCACAACTTTAGCACACTTTACAACTTTTGAAGACTTTCTACTGATGACCCCCCATAACCCCCTACAACGTGGATTGATATCCACACACACTAACGTATGGGAACAATTTTACTTGTCATTTTCGGGATCGTCATTTTCGTTGTATGTATCCTGATTCTTTTCCAAATTTTGCAAGCGATCTTCGCCTTCTTGTTCACTGTCGCCTTGTTCATCATTGTCGTTGGCGGCGCGTTTCTGATTCTCAGAAAAATTTTCAGAGGATAGAAGACACTCCCACGTAAGGCTTGTTTGCACGTTTCCCATACATAAAAGAATCAAAGGAGATTCACTTATGTTGCAAAAGGCTATTCTTTTCTTACTAATTCTGACTATTAGTTTTATCGGAACCACCCTCTCCGCTCAAATCGTCGAAGATGGACTGGTGAGTTATTGGAGCTTCGATGCAAACAATATCGACGGAAAGACCGTTAAGGACGGAACCGGCAATTACAACGGCTCTATCAACGGGAGCCTGAAAAAAGTCGGTGGTAAAATCGGCGACGCACTGGAATTCGACGGAGACGAGGCAAATTTTGTTGAAATCGACAGTCCGGAAGCGTTCGATTTCAACGTCGATTTCACCTGGTCGGCATGGATAAAAACCGACAATTCCGGTCCCGGCGTAATCTTTGCCAAAACAGGCGGTCCCGGCACTGACGATAAGGGACCCAAAACCTTATGGCTTCGCAATAGCGTCCTTAACCTCGACACCGGTTGGGTCGGCAACGTCGAAGACTTAGGAAACACTATTGACGATAACAAGTGGCATCACATCGCTGTCGCGGGGACACCCGAAGATAGTAAGGTCCAGTTTTTCGTTGATGGCGAAGCGACGACCGAAGGTGTGCTGAATCTCGCCCAATTTCCTGAGGATGACTGGGCAAGCATTCACATGTTTATCGGTTTAGATGGGAGAGCCGATGGTGAATTCGGCGTTTTTACCGGTATCATAGACGAATTCAGTGTCTACGATCGAATCCTTGACGAAGCCGAAGTCAATCAGAATTTCAAGTCTGACACAGGACTCGCAATTGAACCCAGCGATAAACTTGCCGTGACGTGGGGTGCTCTCAAAGCACGCCGATAAACGTTACACCCTCCAGAGGCGCGTTCTGCAGACGCGCCTCTAAACATATCTGCACAACATCGTAGGTGGCAGATATACGCAAAGGCACGTGAATGCACAAACCTACTTTACCGAACCGCAAGGTAAAATTAAAAAATCGAACCATCTTTGAAGGTGACAATCTGTATGTGCTGCGTGCTCTTGACGCTGATACCATTGACCTGATCTATCTCGACCCACCTTTCAACTCCAATCGAACCTTTGAAGCACCAACAGAAAGCGAAGCAGCAGGCGCAGCATTCAAAGATTCCTGGACCCCAAACGATTTAGATAGCGCGTGGCACGGTGAACTTGCAGAGAAAACCCCGGATCTTTATCACGCCATCAGCACCGCTGAATTCACGCACGGGACATCCATGAAAGCCTATCTGATTATGATGGGTATCAGGATGTTAGAGATGTATCGAATTCTGAAACCGACAGGAACCCTCTATCTTCATTGCGATGACAACGCAAGCCACTACCTGAAAATGATGATGGATGGCATTTTCGGGAAAGACAATTTTAGGAACGAGATCGTTTGGCAAAGAGCCGTAACCAGCAAAGGGAACCTCAAAAAAGG
It encodes:
- a CDS encoding SDR family oxidoreductase; its protein translation is MDLGLRGKRVIVTGGSRGIGRQCALAFAREGAHVCIAARTHDALNQTLAALKQTGSEGHAVAGDLNIPANCEKVVQETVNHFGGVDILVNNVGAAQNADILGLSPHLIDEALSLKTYSYLRMSQLVIPYMKENQWGRIINIAGSAGTSPTRGNIPTGAANITILNITRALSDAVAGDGISVNTVCPGLTNTGRARTQQEARAKREGRDVEVLLKELGGELPAGRIAEPEEVANVVTFLASEACSYMFGSALYMDGGKRRSTP
- a CDS encoding LamG domain-containing protein; its protein translation is MLQKAILFLLILTISFIGTTLSAQIVEDGLVSYWSFDANNIDGKTVKDGTGNYNGSINGSLKKVGGKIGDALEFDGDEANFVEIDSPEAFDFNVDFTWSAWIKTDNSGPGVIFAKTGGPGTDDKGPKTLWLRNSVLNLDTGWVGNVEDLGNTIDDNKWHHIAVAGTPEDSKVQFFVDGEATTEGVLNLAQFPEDDWASIHMFIGLDGRADGEFGVFTGIIDEFSVYDRILDEAEVNQNFKSDTGLAIEPSDKLAVTWGALKARR
- a CDS encoding LamG domain-containing protein → MLNPRIITVTLSVLLILGSSMLSSAEITEDMIAAAWLFEGDAEDISGNGFDGEVKGGNFVAGKFGDAIELDGAGDWVEIPKRIGEFEEITFAHWVQSTGREGAWRVFFNVNGWKAGDIHYQMHPNNKVEFSIHSNPGGNDTFANYMLAGDQMDKWVHIATAYSAKEKKIRFFVNGELDIENDWGGNPGVLDPARIGDWNQSRQWEGLLDEFIIFNTFLDEDDVQAVMNDGFETTLAVDAKEKLAVTWGSLKK
- a CDS encoding LamG domain-containing protein produces the protein MNMFLAKRYLNYTLTAIVAIAFSFAVMATSHAAFDEGDIAGMWTFEEGKGKEVKDLSGNDTHGEFVGDLKWAKGKFGGGLEFNGADTWVKLGTKGEDKTLAALDFTESKGFSIHSWVYAAEDPTGKCVIWKGLGCSTWSQYLLGTGAHENGQNSTQAAFHIRAANGGGKLEVLGDELSSKEWIHLVGTWDGSQLHVYVNGKLENSEDAKGPPWASPEEVYIGADPGCGKRCQWNGIIDEVVIFDTVLTDDDVTKLGEGIEGALAVEAAGKIATTWGSLKSSQ
- a CDS encoding phytanoyl-CoA dioxygenase family protein codes for the protein METNSEKFAEQGYLVVQSALSESDLAPLIAVVSEVVDARATELYKEGVISDTYKEMSFEHRWHAVLKACGRENEVFGWHTLVFSEALFNLITDQKVLDVLEHLIGSDIQFNGDFWVRPKLPNEKLTTLPWHQDSAYMPDTENDTHLTVWLPLVDVKSKNGPLQFLPGSHKSGLQTYHRVPDEAFAVPVLPPTSSDTDIDTLEMKKGDLLVFNNLVFHRSLVNHSDSIRWSTDFRFSRTGTSLNGLWHEAIACPVREHESEQCPTSWQTWRAQWETSSHKDRFV